A single Pseudodesulfovibrio aespoeensis Aspo-2 DNA region contains:
- a CDS encoding AzlC family ABC transporter permease produces MTTTTMETDGARGAWLSGVRQAAPIVMGYLPVGAAFGVLAHKTGLTALNTVLMSLLVYAGSAQLIAVAMFAAGMPPLSIVATTLVVNLRHLLMTASLAPNLKGWPRWQLGLFAYQVTDETFALHSTRFGRGDTARPVSFVINAVAHLAWVLASWAGYLAGSAIPDIRPLGLDYALPAMFIALLAMQMRNGLHVFVAGFTGLASIALVQAGADRFSVIIATIIGATFGAGVESWMKRQSS; encoded by the coding sequence ATGACCACCACAACCATGGAAACGGACGGCGCGCGGGGCGCATGGCTGTCGGGCGTCCGGCAGGCGGCCCCCATCGTCATGGGCTACCTGCCCGTGGGCGCGGCCTTTGGCGTGCTGGCCCACAAGACCGGATTGACCGCTCTGAACACGGTGCTCATGTCCCTGCTCGTCTACGCCGGGTCGGCCCAGCTCATCGCGGTGGCCATGTTCGCCGCCGGGATGCCGCCCCTGTCCATCGTGGCCACGACCCTGGTGGTCAATCTGCGCCACCTGCTCATGACCGCCTCGCTGGCCCCGAATCTCAAGGGGTGGCCGCGCTGGCAGCTCGGCTTGTTCGCCTATCAGGTCACGGACGAGACCTTTGCCCTGCACTCCACCCGGTTCGGCAGGGGTGACACGGCCCGCCCGGTCTCGTTCGTCATCAACGCGGTGGCTCACCTCGCCTGGGTACTCGCCTCGTGGGCAGGATATCTGGCCGGATCGGCCATCCCGGACATCCGCCCCCTGGGCCTCGACTACGCCCTGCCCGCCATGTTCATCGCCCTGCTGGCCATGCAGATGCGCAACGGCCTGCACGTCTTTGTGGCCGGGTTCACCGGGCTGGCCTCCATCGCCCTGGTCCAGGCCGGGGCCGACAGGTTCAGCGTGATCATCGCCACCATCATCGGCGCCACCTTTGGCGCAGGAGTGGAATCATGGATGAAACGGCAGTCTTCCTGA
- a CDS encoding AzlD domain-containing protein, translated as MDETAVFLTIAGMTLVTCVPRVVPVLLLASRSLPGPVVRWLSYVPTAVLSAMLFPSLLLKDASFDITPGNLFLLAAIPAFFLAWRTRSFFGTVALGMGLVAAGRWFLG; from the coding sequence ATGGATGAAACGGCAGTCTTCCTGACCATCGCGGGCATGACCCTGGTCACCTGCGTCCCGCGCGTGGTCCCGGTCCTGCTGCTGGCCTCGCGCTCACTGCCCGGTCCGGTGGTGCGCTGGCTCTCCTACGTGCCCACGGCGGTCCTCTCGGCCATGCTGTTCCCGTCGCTCCTGCTCAAGGACGCGTCCTTTGACATCACTCCGGGGAACCTGTTCCTCTTGGCTGCGATCCCTGCCTTTTTTCTGGCCTGGCGGACCCGCAGTTTCTTCGGCACCGTGGCCCTGGGCATGGGGCTGGTGGCCGCAGGCCGCTGGTTCCTCGGCTAG
- a CDS encoding response regulator, which produces MKPRIAFAAALLCLTFFSALPAQGVVRVGYFENPPVSHADEDGAVLGLAPDILRTIAQGRGWDIAFVQGSASECLDRLGTGETDICVGTPFVYKLFDSIVFTTNSILSDWGAIYVDGLAVSNVQDLAGRRLGVRRDCPHVESFKRLAGGMGVGFTLLEFDSYDAVLSAIRQGEVDAGIANRLFGLRHMQELGVREAPILFNPVSLRFAVRADSPELLKTLDADLGALKADERSAYHASARQWLSPAGRIGAEVATFWAGVIVLVLLAGATVWLGRRLFLTRSEADCQNKALQEETEIRKRAQSALWESAERHRAMFTDNQLPQLFVESATLRIMEANPAAERFYGFRPGHLVGMSLHGLRLRQPDEDENLALDGSKQLIVQHRLAWGEVRDVELFVSTVFLSDQEHKLVTVLDISERVAAEEARRESEERLDLAVRGGDIAFWDWDIGEDRVVSNERWAELLGCRQDQLAGRSDDWLSRLHPEDAASVREQLQRCLDGRALVFKVQFRLRTEADEWRWLGARGRVFLRADDGSPLRMAGIAFDITERRRTENRLSSINTCVLGFTADPDENISSLTGLIRELLGGQVACYKRLEKGGNACVSAWGAPACAISADCVDESVFAAMLAGRGQGVFVVRDLQSTPFALQDTLASAASPSTFVGDLVFLDGRPVGALYVLFRGDYEPSENDGKLMGIVAATIRVEEERKISAQQLVKAKEIAESANRAKSEFLANMSHEIRTPLNGIFGMLQLVGGTKLDDEQRDYVDTALTSGRSLLRVINDVLDFSKMEAGMLTVESEPLDIRHVVADVLENFSVQAAEKQLVMAVETDASVPPLILSDEARIRQILFNLVGNAVKFTPSGRITVESWVQRADTTDQTMRLFLSVSDTGIGIPENMLGSVFSAFSQVDGSHTRKYGGTGLGLGIVKRLVDLMGGEIYVESDGEGTRIHLFLKVREASENDHVDADTLSIPASVRPLSVLLVEDEPVNRISVLRLLEKLGHAVVTAEDGFQALERVRSGTFDIVLMDIQMPGMDGMAATRLIRDDDSLGNKALVPIIALTAHAMKGDREKFLDAGMDDYLAKPVDFTDLVRVLSGLVPRAARF; this is translated from the coding sequence GTGAAACCTCGCATCGCTTTCGCGGCAGCACTGCTCTGCCTGACGTTCTTCAGCGCCCTCCCGGCCCAAGGGGTGGTGCGGGTCGGCTATTTCGAGAATCCGCCCGTTTCCCATGCCGACGAGGATGGCGCGGTTCTGGGCCTTGCGCCGGACATACTCCGGACCATCGCGCAGGGGCGCGGCTGGGATATCGCCTTTGTCCAGGGATCGGCCAGCGAATGCCTGGACCGCCTCGGCACCGGGGAAACCGACATTTGCGTCGGCACGCCCTTTGTCTATAAACTGTTCGACAGCATCGTCTTCACCACCAATTCCATCCTCTCCGACTGGGGTGCCATCTATGTGGACGGCCTGGCGGTGTCCAACGTGCAGGACCTCGCAGGCAGGCGGCTGGGCGTCAGGCGCGACTGCCCCCACGTGGAGTCCTTCAAGCGGCTGGCCGGGGGCATGGGCGTGGGCTTCACCCTGCTCGAATTCGACAGCTACGACGCAGTCCTCTCGGCCATCCGCCAAGGTGAGGTGGATGCCGGGATCGCCAACCGGCTCTTCGGCCTGCGCCACATGCAGGAGCTGGGTGTGCGCGAGGCCCCCATCCTGTTCAATCCGGTCAGCCTCCGTTTCGCGGTCCGGGCGGACAGCCCCGAGCTGCTGAAGACGCTGGACGCGGACCTGGGCGCACTCAAGGCGGATGAGAGGTCGGCCTATCACGCCAGTGCGCGCCAGTGGCTCTCGCCTGCCGGGCGCATCGGGGCCGAAGTCGCGACATTCTGGGCCGGGGTGATCGTCCTGGTCCTGCTGGCCGGGGCCACAGTCTGGCTAGGCCGCCGCCTCTTTCTGACCAGATCCGAGGCGGACTGCCAGAACAAGGCACTCCAGGAAGAGACCGAGATCAGGAAGCGGGCGCAGAGCGCCCTGTGGGAGAGCGCGGAGCGGCATCGGGCCATGTTTACCGACAACCAGCTGCCCCAGTTGTTCGTCGAATCGGCCACCTTGCGGATCATGGAGGCCAACCCGGCGGCGGAGAGGTTCTATGGGTTCCGGCCCGGCCATTTGGTGGGCATGAGTCTGCACGGCCTGCGGCTGCGGCAGCCGGATGAGGACGAAAACCTGGCCCTGGACGGCAGCAAACAATTGATAGTCCAGCATCGGCTCGCCTGGGGCGAGGTGCGCGACGTGGAGCTTTTCGTCAGTACCGTCTTCCTGAGCGATCAGGAGCACAAGCTCGTCACGGTGCTCGATATCTCCGAGCGCGTGGCAGCTGAAGAGGCGCGCCGCGAGAGCGAGGAGCGGCTCGATCTGGCCGTGCGCGGCGGCGATATCGCCTTTTGGGACTGGGACATAGGCGAGGACCGGGTCGTCTCCAACGAGCGCTGGGCCGAGTTGCTCGGCTGTCGGCAGGATCAACTCGCAGGCCGCAGCGACGACTGGCTCAGTCGGCTGCATCCCGAAGATGCGGCTAGCGTGCGTGAGCAGTTGCAGCGCTGCCTGGACGGGCGGGCGCTGGTGTTCAAAGTCCAGTTCCGCCTGCGCACCGAGGCCGACGAGTGGCGGTGGCTCGGGGCCAGGGGGCGCGTCTTTCTCCGGGCTGACGACGGCTCGCCCCTGCGCATGGCGGGCATCGCCTTTGACATCACCGAGCGCAGGCGCACCGAGAACCGGCTGTCCAGCATCAACACCTGCGTGCTCGGATTCACTGCCGACCCGGACGAGAACATCTCCAGCCTGACCGGGTTGATCCGTGAGCTGCTGGGCGGGCAGGTGGCCTGCTACAAGCGGCTCGAAAAAGGAGGCAACGCCTGTGTCAGCGCCTGGGGTGCGCCCGCCTGCGCGATCAGCGCGGACTGCGTTGACGAGAGCGTGTTCGCGGCCATGCTCGCCGGGCGCGGTCAGGGCGTGTTCGTGGTGCGCGACCTGCAATCCACGCCCTTTGCGCTCCAGGATACGCTGGCGAGCGCAGCGAGTCCGTCCACCTTTGTCGGGGATCTGGTCTTTCTGGACGGCAGGCCCGTGGGCGCGCTCTATGTCCTGTTCCGAGGCGATTATGAGCCGTCGGAGAACGACGGCAAGCTCATGGGCATCGTGGCCGCCACCATCCGGGTGGAGGAGGAGCGCAAGATCTCGGCCCAGCAGCTGGTCAAGGCCAAGGAGATCGCCGAGTCCGCCAACCGGGCCAAGAGCGAGTTTCTGGCCAACATGAGCCACGAGATACGCACCCCCTTGAACGGCATTTTCGGCATGCTCCAGTTGGTGGGCGGCACCAAGCTCGACGACGAGCAGCGCGACTATGTGGACACCGCCCTGACATCCGGGCGCAGCCTGCTCCGGGTGATCAACGACGTGCTCGACTTCTCCAAGATGGAGGCCGGGATGCTCACGGTGGAGTCCGAGCCGCTGGACATCAGGCACGTGGTGGCCGATGTGCTGGAAAACTTCTCGGTCCAGGCCGCAGAGAAGCAGCTGGTCATGGCCGTGGAGACCGATGCCTCTGTCCCGCCGCTGATCCTGAGCGACGAGGCGCGCATCCGGCAGATCCTCTTCAACCTCGTGGGCAACGCGGTCAAGTTCACCCCTTCGGGCCGGATCACGGTCGAGTCCTGGGTCCAGCGGGCCGATACGACCGACCAGACCATGCGCCTGTTCCTCTCGGTCAGCGACACCGGCATCGGCATCCCCGAGAACATGCTCGGCTCTGTCTTCAGCGCCTTTTCGCAGGTGGACGGCTCCCACACCCGAAAGTATGGCGGCACCGGGCTCGGCCTTGGCATCGTCAAGCGGCTGGTGGACCTCATGGGCGGCGAGATATACGTGGAGAGCGACGGGGAGGGCACGCGCATTCACCTCTTCCTCAAAGTCCGCGAGGCCAGCGAGAACGACCATGTGGACGCGGACACGCTGTCGATCCCGGCCAGCGTCCGGCCCCTGTCCGTGCTTCTGGTGGAGGACGAGCCGGTCAACCGCATATCGGTCCTGCGGCTGCTTGAGAAGCTCGGCCACGCGGTGGTCACGGCGGAGGACGGGTTCCAGGCCCTGGAGCGGGTGCGCTCCGGCACGTTCGACATCGTGCTCATGGACATCCAGATGCCCGGCATGGACGGCATGGCCGCCACCCGGCTGATCCGGGATGACGACAGCCTGGGCAACAAGGCGCTGGTGCCCATCATCGCCCTGACCGCCCACGCCATGAAGGGCGACCGCGAGAAGTTCCTCGACGCGGGCATGGACGATTATCTGGCCAAGCCCGTGGACTTCACCGACCTCGTCCGCGTGCTCTCCGGCCTCGTGCCCCGCGCGGCCAGGTTCTGA